Below is a genomic region from Mesorhizobium sp. NZP2298.
CGTTCTGAATTCCGCTCAGCGGCAAGGACGCTTCTCTGGCCATTAAATCGTGGTTGGTTCCCTGCGCCATGGGCATTGATGCAATCCACGAAAACAACAGTCCTGCGAAGACAGTTCCGACATCCCATCCAGGTTCACCGGTGGTCGAGAGCTCCCAGTCTACCAGAGCGAGCCCGTCAGGACTGATAACGATGTTATCCAATTTAGCGTCACCGTGTATCACCGAAGTCCGACTCCAATTGGACTGCAGATCGTCTAGCCCCTCTGACAGTTCGGCGTCATTCTGGACTGCTAGCAGCAAGCGCACATTTGCAGGGCTGATGTTTCTAAGCACGGAGTAATGTGGCCGGTTCCATTGGATCGGCGGATCAGACTGCAAAATATTGGCTAGGTTTCCGGGTACAGCTCGATTGTGAAGGCATGCGAGCGCTCGGCCAGCGGCTTGGGCGTGGCCGTGTGGCAGAGTTCTCTGCTGCATGAGTATGTCATGCAGACTGCGGCCGTTGGGTATCAGGGCTGAGATCAACAAGCCCAATTTGGCATCATAGGCCAACTTCCGCGGAAGGTAGTGGCTCAAGTCGTCCTGGGTTGAGCTCAACAGGTCGAGCACAGTCGATTCGCGAAAAATCGTGGCCACTGCGATGTTGCTCTTGGCTTGTTTCGTGAAAAGTCCGCTTGAGCCGCCAATCGTGATTTTGACATTTCGGTTTCGGCGCTCCGCCAAAGACAGCCGGACGTCCTTGCTCACGAAATCTTTGCGAGAAATAAGTCCCTTTCCAATCAATAGCTGAATGAGTTCAGGTTCCGCTAACAAGGCCGGCAGGTTCATTGAGACCTGTCAGTCCTCTGCCGTCAGCATGCAGCCAATATGATCGCTGGCAGGGCAGGGAGGTCCCATGGTTTCGTCACTAATGCCCGAGTCGCCACACTCTGACGTTTCATGGCTGGTGCAGTTCGAATCGACTGTCGCCGGTGTCTGACAATCAGTTGAACTGTTAGGGCAGGGGTGGGTGAACGATCCACAATCGTCAGTGTCACAGTTGTCGGACGGCGGTGGCGGCGGAACACAGCCGGCGGAATCTTCGGTAGGCTGCGGACAGAATATGGGCGTAGTGTCGGGTGGCGGCGGTGGCGGATCACAACCGGTTGTAGGGGAGGCGGGTCGCAGGGGTCGGTAAAGCCCTGATGGCAATGTCCGGCTGGAGGCTCTTGGGTGTCTTCGCAAAGACCGCAACTCGGAAGAGAAACGTCGGCGGTAGGACAAGAAGAATCCTGGGTCGGCGGCAGGCATCCCACAGGGAAAGTGCCGCAATCATCGGTCAAGGCCATGATGTGCTGCGGCGTGCTCCGCGTCTTTCCCAGGCCCAGGGTACTTTCAGAGCCCGGCAGAAATTTATCAACGATGCTGCCAGAAAACAAATCGGCCAACGAGCCAGGCCCGCGCGCGCGATCAGGG
It encodes:
- a CDS encoding phosphotransferase, yielding MNLPALLAEPELIQLLIGKGLISRKDFVSKDVRLSLAERRNRNVKITIGGSSGLFTKQAKSNIAVATIFRESTVLDLLSSTQDDLSHYLPRKLAYDAKLGLLISALIPNGRSLHDILMQQRTLPHGHAQAAGRALACLHNRAVPGNLANILQSDPPIQWNRPHYSVLRNISPANVRLLLAVQNDAELSEGLDDLQSNWSRTSVIHGDAKLDNIVISPDGLALVDWELSTTGEPGWDVGTVFAGLLFSWIASMPMAQGTNHDLMAREASLPLSGIQNAAAQFWGTYASAAGVDSKSEFLHNAIRFCGARLVQTAYEYMQYSSRLTANAIYLLQVAANLIKSPDRGVGLLLAHS